A window from Triplophysa dalaica isolate WHDGS20190420 chromosome 3, ASM1584641v1, whole genome shotgun sequence encodes these proteins:
- the LOC130417509 gene encoding zinc finger protein 345-like, producing MEIVKDEVEEMSNLDPFRVKYEDTEERTDLLEMKDESDEVNGLEETHQYQKPHRFKMEEISSDCSEMENACSNTRQSMKTRESFTCPQCEEGFALKTDFELHMSGHTGEKMFTCPQCGEHFSYREQFRNHIRTHTKERLHPCLQCEKSFRETSMLSNHMRIHSEDRLYPCPQCLKRFRQRSALKAHLKIHTGERPYTCVQCGRSFRENSALNIHMRIHTGERPYTCVQCGKSFRENSALNIHMRIHTGERPYTCVQCGKSFRENSALNIHMRIHTGERPYTCVQCGKSFRENSALNIHMRIHTGERPYTCVQCGKSFRENSALNNHMRIHTGERPYTCVQCGKSFRQNGALNEHMSIHTGERPYTCVQCGKSFRHNGMLNEHMKIHTGERPYPCPQCGKSFRQSSALNKHMKIHTVDNPYPCPQCGKSFRENGALKEHMSIHTGERPYTCVQCGKSFRLKSLLNFHMSIHTGERPYTCVQCGKSFRLKSTLNLHMRIHTGERPYTCVQCGKSFRLKSTLNLHMRIHTGERPYTCVQCGKSFGQNSALNKHMRIHTGERPYTCLQCGKSFGQRSVLNKHMSIHTGERPYTCVQCGKSFRHNGMLNEHMQIHTVHRPYPCPQCGKSFRQSSALNKHMRIHTGERPYPCPQCGKSFKENGALKEHMRIHTGERPYTCVHCGKSFTRNGNLNSHMKIHS from the exons ATGGAGATTGTTAAAGATGAGGTTGAAGAGATGAGTAATTTAGATCCATTCAGAGTGAAATATGAAGATACGGAGGAACGAACAG atctGCTGGAAATGAAAGATGAAAGTGATGAAGTGAATGGACTGGAGGAGACACATCAGTATCAGAAACCTCATCGTTTCAAAATGGAAGAAATATCTTCTGATTGCTCAGAGATGGAAAATGCTTGTTCAAACACAAGGCAAAGCATGAAAACAAGAGAATCTTTCACTTGCCCTCAGTGTGAAGAGGGCTTTGCTTTGAAAACAGACTTTGAGCTGCACATGAGCGGCCACACTGGAGAAAAGATGTTCACCTGCCCTCAGTGTGGAGAACATTTCTCGTACAGAGAACAGTTTCGAAACCACATAAGAACTCACACTAAAGAGCGTCTACATCCATGTcttcagtgtgaaaagagttttagAGAGACTAGTATGCTTAGTaaccacatgagaattcactcTGAAGATCGCCTGTACCCTTGTCCTCAGTGTTTGAAAAGATTTAGACAGAGAAGTGCCCTTAAAGCACATTTGAAAAtccacactggagagcgcccatacacctgtgttcagtgtggaaggaGTTTTAGAGAGAATAGTGCGCTTAATatccacatgagaattcacactggagagcgcccatacacgtgtgttcagtgtggaaagagttttagagAGAATAGTGCGCTTAATATCCACATGAGAAtccacactggagagcgcccatacacctgtgttcagtgtggaaagagttttagagAGAATAGTGCGCTTAATATCCACATGAGAAtccacactggagagcgcccatacacctgtgttcagtgtggaaagagttttagagAGAATAGTGCGCTTAATATCCACATGAGAAtccacactggagagcgcccatacacgtgtgttcagtgtggaaagagttttagagAGAATAGTGCGCTTAATaaccacatgagaattcacactggagagcgcccgtacacatgtgttcagtgtggaaagagttttagacAGAATGGTGCGCTTAATGAACACATGAgtattcacactggagagcgcccgtacacatgtgttcagtgtggaaagagttttagacACAACGGTATGCtcaatgaacacatgaaaattcacactggagagcgcccgtacccgtgtcctcagtgtggaaaaagTTTCAGACAGAGTAGTGCGCttaataaacacatgaaaattcacactGTAGACAACCCGTAcccatgtcctcagtgtggaaaaagTTTTAGAGAGAATGGTGCGCTCAAGGAACACATGAgtattcacactggagagcgcccgtacacatgtgttcagtgtggaaagagttttagatTGAAAAGTTTGCTTAATTTCCACATGAgtattcacactggagagcgcccgtacacgtgtgttcagtgtggaaagagttttagatTGAAAAGTACCCTTAATttacacatgagaattcacactggagagcgcccgtacacgtgtgttcagtgtggaaagagttttagatTGAAAAGTACCCTTAATttacacatgagaattcacactggagagcgcccttacacgtgtgttcagtgtggaaagagtttcggACAGAATAGTGCGCTTAAtaaacacatgagaattcacactggagagcgcccgtaCACGTGTCTTCAGTGTGGAAAAAGTTTCGGACAGAGAAGTGTGCTTAATAAACACATGAgtattcacactggagagcgcccatacacatgtgttcagtgtggaaagagttttagacACAATGGTATGCTCAATGAACACATGCAAATTCACACTGTACACCGCCCGTACccgtgtcctcagtgtggaaaaagTTTCAGACAGAGTAGTGCGCTCAAtaaacacatgagaattcacactggagagcgcccgtatccgtgtcctcagtgtggaaaaagttttaaagagaaTGGTGCGCTCAAggaacacatgagaattcacactggagagcggccGTACACGTGTGTTCattgtggaaagagttttacaaggAATGGTAACCTTAACTCCCACATGAAAATTCACTCTTGA